The genomic window ACCCTAGCCATCCCCACAAACCGATACGTTCTTGAAATAGCCACAACGACAGCAAAGCCACCGCCAAAGGTTGGGAATCAATCATCACTGAACCTAAACCGGCACTGGTTCTAACTAATCCTTCTGCTAAAAAGCCTTGAAATAAAGTGCCATCAACTACACCAAATAACCCAATCCACAGCCATGCTTTCCAACCTGTAGGCTGGGGTCTACCCATGAGTGCGGCGACAATTAAAATTAACACTCCCGCCGGTAGCAACCGTAACCCCGCCATAAATAAGGGGGTGGTGTGGGGAATGACTCCTTTCATCGCTACCATTGCTGTTCCCCAGAGGAAAAAGGGCGCAATGAGTAGTAGAGGTGCGAAGGGTAGTTTAGATGCACTGAGTTTCAGTTGCATGGGTTTGCTGATGCCTTTGGTTTACAGATGCAGAGATTGCTTTAACCAATTTTACCCAATTGTGTCTTTTTGTGAAGGAAATAATACTTACGGATTAGGGACTGGCGGAATTTCGTTTTGTTTTTCTGCATTGATTACATTTTGTAACCGATGAATTTCCTTCTTTGCCTCTTTAAGCAAATCATCCCAATCATTGGGAGGATGACCACTATCAAGCATTTTGTGAAAAACTTGATAAGCATCTGTATTACTGTTATATGCTCGCTTAGAGTTCTCATCGTTAACCCAAGCAAACACAATAATTTTACTTTCCTGATGATATCGAAAAAATAGGCGGTACTGCTGAAAAAATTTGGCTCTAAACCAGTGCTTGTAATCATCACCAAGAGTAGTTCCTTGACGGTAATCACTACGGGTTGGATCTTGAGGAATAACATCAAATGCCAATCGTGC from Nostoc sp. UHCC 0870 includes these protein-coding regions:
- a CDS encoding type II toxin-antitoxin system YhaV family toxin is translated as MQVEYLREKYPQDYKKKNAAKRLGAIARLAFDVIPQDPTRSDYRQGTTLGDDYKHWFRAKFFQQYRLFFRYHQESKIIVFAWVNDENSKRAYNSNTDAYQVFHKMLDSGHPPNDWDDLLKEAKKEIHRLQNVINAEKQNEIPPVPNP